The Caulobacter sp. 73W region AGCAACTCCGTGATGACGCCTTCAAACTCGATGAATTCTTCCTTGGCCATGTGGCTCCGGGGGTTTGGTTAGTAATGACGAAAGCGCGCCGAAGCTCAACGCTTCGGCGCGCTCGGCTGTTTCGAGCGCGGGCGCGCTTACCACGCCCACTCCTGAAGGCCTATTAAGAAGCCTGCAGGTTCACAGCGGCTTCCTTGCCGCTGCGACGATCGCGTTCCAGCTCGTAAGTGACCTTTTGGCCGTCATTCAGCGACCGCAGGCCAGCGCGCTCCACCGCGCTGATGTGAACGAACACGTCCTTACCGCCGTCATCCGGTTGGATGAAGCCGTAACCTTTGGTCGTGTTGAACCACTTAACAGTGCCGGTAGCCATCTCAGCTCTCCGTTTAGATAAATTGGCGCGGTGAGGAGAAGCCCCACCAACGGTCGAAGTCTGAATGGTCGGCTTCTGGGCGATCCGCGC contains the following coding sequences:
- a CDS encoding cold-shock protein; translated protein: MATGTVKWFNTTKGYGFIQPDDGGKDVFVHISAVERAGLRSLNDGQKVTYELERDRRSGKEAAVNLQAS